Below is a window of Bos indicus isolate NIAB-ARS_2022 breed Sahiwal x Tharparkar chromosome 19, NIAB-ARS_B.indTharparkar_mat_pri_1.0, whole genome shotgun sequence DNA.
GCGGCAGCAGGAAAGACCACAGCTCCTGGGGACTGGATGACGGATGACTCAACAGTGGAGTCCCTCCAGGGGCAAGCAGACAGTGTCTCCCCTCTCAGTGTACCATCCCCTGCTTCTAACCTCATTCTGAAAGTCATTCCCTGccagcctctctctctgtctgtctctctcaacTTCCTGAACCATGAAATTCACTTGCCAACAGCTACCAACATTTCCTGGGGCTCCTCTGCCAGTAGCCCGATCCCAACAGCTTGGATTGGAGACGATCGAAGGTTATGTACTCAAAACCCTACAAGACAAGCGTGGGAGACACAAAGACGAGCCCCCATGCCCCTCCCTGGCCAGGCCAGCCATGCCCTCTCATACACATGCGTTCCCATCTGTGGCCCagaccaccccctcccacccctgtggGAAGACAGATATTGAAATCAGTACAAAGGCGAAGCCCAGAGGGCCCCAGCAAGAAGTTCCCCCCAGAGGAGCAGCCCTGGGGGAGCTGGGCCCCGGGGCCCGCAGTCCATGGCAAGGAAGCTACTGCTCGCTCCTGGAAACAAGAGTTGCCAGAAGCTGTTAGAACACCCAGGAGGccctaggggtggggtggggtggggaggtgatgCCTGGCTCCCCTCCTGAGAACACGGGGCCCTGAGACCCCATATTGGCTGCAATCTCTGCTGATTCACAGCCCCACTCAGGAATGACTCCTTGCGACAAAGTCCCCGACTCCTGCAAAGGCCAGACCCCCAAGTTGGCTGTCCTTTCTGGGCAGAATTTGGCTCCGGGCATCTCTCTGGGATCCCCTTCCCAGCAGGGATGTGTGCAAAGTCAAGCTGTGATGTCCAGGAGCGGAGATGAAGGAGGacaggaaactgaagctctgggGGCCCTGGACCCCTCTCCAAGGGGGAGTAATAGGCTGGCTAAGATGGGGAgtttcccctcccctgcccccggcACCCCAGCTCTTCTCTCAACACCCTAGGTAGGATGACTGGTGCCTGCCAGGGAAGCATGGCTGCTGACCAAAACCAGCCCCCAccctgcaatgaagagcagcacttaccatgatggaaaagatgaGGGGCATGAGGTTGAGGGGCCAGACGGGGCAGAAGCAGGAGGCGATGGCAAGGATGAGATAATCTTTGGGAACTTCTCCGTCCTGGGCATAGGAGGTGGTGGCCGTGGAGGACGCCCGCCTGGAGCTGGCCCGGGAGGATGAGAGGGGGTGCAAGGCTTCCCGGTGCTCCTCGGATATCACCTTGAAGGGCAGGCTGTGGCCATTCTGCTCCAGGTCCAGAGGCCCTGAGAGGGACTTGGACGGCTTCAGGGACTTGTCATCCTGGCCCCCGACCTGCACaaggagcttctccatctccggCAGGTTCAGGGGTGAGGCAGTGCCTGGCTCCCGCGCCGCGGAAAACTGAGGCTGTCCGGGGTTGGCCATGCTGGCCTGGGCTTTGGGCTGCTCCAGCTCCAGGATGGGATGAGGGGCTTCCGAGGGACCTCAGCGCACCATTCCTTGGCCCGGACTGGAGGCCTACAGATCAGGGGCAGACTTGTCACCCAGGAGAGCCAGGGCCAGCCAGGGGGCTGGAAAGGTTGGCTTCTCCTGGCCAGCTGAACTCAGAGGCAGCGGCCAGCCTGCCGCCCCGTGGAGCTCCAGGAAGCTGGAGCCTTCAGCCCCATTCAAGTTTGAGGCCAACTTCGCTGGTGCTGCTGACAGCTCAGATGGGCGGGGAAGGAGCAGAAAGCAGCTttaggaggggagaggagactgCTCCTCTCCTGAGTGAGGCTTGGGCTAAGTcagggaggctgtgtgtgtgtgtgtgtgtgtgtgtacacaacacccagcctccctccctccctgccctcctcggAGATGCTTTTCAATTCACTTCTCCCCTGAGAACCGCCTGGCAGCATTCTGCctctgccccagcccagccctgcccagggtGGCTTGGACTAGCCTCTGGCTCCCGCTGCGGACACAGAACCCCCTCCTCTGCACTGGGGGCTCTGGATGGGGGAGAAAGGCAAAGTGGGTCCAAACGGGTGTGCCTTCACCTGTCTCGGGAGACTGAGCCCTC
It encodes the following:
- the TRARG1 gene encoding trafficking regulator of GLUT4 1; translation: MANPGQPQFSAAREPGTASPLNLPEMEKLLVQVGGQDDKSLKPSKSLSGPLDLEQNGHSLPFKVISEEHREALHPLSSSRASSRRASSTATTSYAQDGEVPKDYLILAIASCFCPVWPLNLMPLIFSIMSRSSVQQGDLDGARRLGRLAGTLSITFIIMGIIIIIVAVTVNFAVPKK